Below is a genomic region from Raphanus sativus cultivar WK10039 chromosome 4, ASM80110v3, whole genome shotgun sequence.
ACACTCCTATGCTATCACtattttgttgatgttttatagttatgttttttaataGTCTCTTTAGTGCTACATGAATCTTTTCAGTCCAAATACAATAtgtgtttaatttcaaatacaaattttctaatttaattattactatAGAAAAGATTCTGATCCGAAATCTATATCACATAAATAAAACTAtgaataaaataacataacttAATATATTGGTTACCAATATGAATatcgaaattttataatttacaataatttaaaatttgtatataattaaattattttttttaaaaaaaaacattaaaattaaaaattgttaggtatatagatatattaatcCACACAAGGTGCGGGACATCAACTagtttatttatcaaaattagtGATTCatcataaaattacaaaaagtgataaatcaataaaatcacttctcaaataatactATATACATTAGATCTCCACATCAACGAAAATTTCTAGCAAGAATCTTTgagaataaaaaatcaatataatttttatgagATAATTGGTTCTTATGCCCATAAGTGGTGTCTTAATTTGAGCATTGCAACTGAAATGACACTATTATTTTCACTCCCCTAATTAACCCTACTTCCTAACTGATGACTCTATGTGTAGATGTGTCTGTGTTAGTAAGGCTTGTCAGCCTCCTTTAACTTATTTTCCGAAACAAGTTGCCTTCTAGCTCTTTCTTTTtatcttctctcttcttttagtcttctatctattttttttctctcattgCTCttcctaattattttttttttcattttgatctttaacttttctttcctttcttcATAATATTGATTTCAACATTCTCTTcggattattttttttttgttatagctTGCTTATCAAATCTGAAAATCTTTGTGATTTAAGAAAAATAGGTGAAATTCCATCTCAGGTacatttcaaatatgttttgtactagtttttcttattttttttgctcTGATTCTGTGAAATGATTTTTATCAAAGAATTCAAAATAAGTTTTTTCTGTCtccatcaaatttattttttttgggtttgattTTTCTCTTCTATCTTTGATGATATATCTTCTTGGTTTTGGTTCTTAAAATATGTGTGTGCAAATAGGAGAAGATACGTGTTTTGTGGTATTGTTGAAAGTGGTGTTGGGTTTTGAGTTCGAGCCACTCACTTAGAGTTGAACGTGTTCTTTTTGTCATGAgtgaattttaatttatagtaatttttgttataagtttgatgttatttttcattttgattgTCTAAACTTGAAACTCGTCTAAGATTTGTAATctgaaatatttgttttataaatcatttgttATCTGGTAAATGATTTGATATCTGATGCATGTTTTGTTAGCAGATACAAAATGTTTCTCATTAACTGATACATGATTTGTGTAAatgatatatgttttattaCCTGATATATAGTTTGATACCAAATATTAATAGATAATTGGTATGATGTTACAAAATACTTATCACTAATCGATACATGATTGATGTAGCTGATAAAATTTTTGGTAAACAGTTTGCCAacttatacaatatttttttttggtttgttttgctGGCAAATAGATTGATATTTATGTGAGTAAATGATTTGTTAAATGATTTGTTATCTGATACATGATTTGTTATGCGGTATATGTTTTGTTAGGTGGCACGTGATTTGATATCGATGAATGAGTAAAGGAgaagattcaaaattttgagaaaTGGTGGCAGTGACAGGGGAAAGAGAATGAAATGAATATAGAAGATAgtttatctgaaatattttgttGTATAAATTGTTTGTTATCTGGAAAATGATTTGATACCTGCTATATGTTTTGTTAACCGATACAAAAGGTTTGTCATTGATTGATACACGATTTGTGTACATGATACATATTTTGTTAGCTGATACATAGTTTGATAACaaatattgataaataattgGTATGATGTTACAAAAGACTTATCGTTAATTAACACATGATTCGTGTAgctgataaatattttagaaacatgATTAGCTACGTACTTGATAACATGATCATTATCCACTAACTATGTAGTTGGTTGTTACATTATTTGTTAGCGAGCGAATCATTCATGTTAgtgaaaattattataaaattctgAATTTAgttgtgaatatatttttatatattataatgtttttgaCAATGGTATTGattgatgaaaataaaaattaactgaTGAAAAAACTAAAGATATTGATTGTTtcgaaaaagaaacaaagatattagttcacaaaatagaagaaaatgAGTGGTCTTCAATTGCCCTAAGAGCTGACCTATTCTGCAAAACAGTAGCCTATGAACTGACAATGAATCAGACATGTCCTCTGAAACTTGTCAGAAAGGACTGCATGCTGTCGTTTATGGTGCAAAATATATGAGGAATTTTGGGTCTATTTGTGAACCAAATTGTGAGTTTCTAACTCCTTATGTCAATCAATAGCCCCAACTCTAATTTAGACCTGTATTAGGTATATTCTCCTAATTTGCTCATTTTATTACGATAAAGttttataaacaatataaataagACCAAAAATAACAACTATTGAACCACTttctcatattttaaaaatctttcaAATGagaaaattctatatttttactCTTTCGCTTTccttttctcttattttttaacattgtattattatttaacttaaattttttttaaagatatattgaTGTGGATAACCAAACAATCAACAATGGAGGTTTCTCAAGAAGagtttctaaaatttatataaatatataaatgaaaccCATTTATAGAGAAACTCAccatttatatacttatataactttgaacaatatatatgtattggAGTTATTCCCCTTGAAAAACCTCTATTGCACAATCTCTCTTTATAGCTTATCACAGTTAAGAACACCCACATtcaagaattttcaaatgggtttctaaaagaaaaacaaaatattaatattttatggtAATTTAGTTAAACCAcaatatttaactaatataaaaaatacaaatggcTAATGGGTAGCTTATGAGTAGTTTCTATAAAACATTCTTCCTTTTTCTGATTTTGTTAATCATTTGAAATCTCTAAAAAGCTCTACTGGAGGTACTGTACGCGTGGCTCATgcttaagaaaaacaaatatcaaaacaattaagatcaatattttaaaaatgtctttgttttattctttgaTTGTCTTGTAAAGGAGGTAAATATACATGAATACAAGGTTacctgtttttcttttattaagtCACAAACAGATGGTAGCAACGAATATTTAGAAAACCATATTATTAGCTTATggagccaaaaaaaaattatggagccatgtttgaaaaaaaagacaacatttTGATCTGTAACTCCAGCTTAAGTTCTCTTTGGATATACTAGATTCATTTCCGCGCTACGCGCAGATTAtatgctttaatttttttaaaaaattatatactatttgGCAAAGTAAAAAATTGACAAttgtatttacatatatattaatcagGTCATAAATTTATAGTACCAGTTATTTTCCGAACCagatttattttcataattttgttaagtttataatgttttgaaatttctatttgagaaatatatatatatatatatatatataatatatgtggaatgattatgaaaatataaatcattaagGTTAAATTATTCTTATTTTGTCTTGCACAACAATTTGGAAGTATTAAAATTGTAAACTTGTTTgttaaaatcagaaaatatatagGCTGGTAAGCAATTCGATGAAAGTTAATAAAACTTTAGTTGTGATTTATTACtcatatatatcttttatattttagttttcactaaaaatgatttaacttcacttatttttttcttaaaaaactccacttatttatattttagttggacataatatttatttatttattttgttagcaattgtaatattttcattcaTGGGCAGTTTGTTGtgaatatgtatatttactttttggtGGATGTCAAAAAAGCACCTAGCTTCTGCCCTTTAGAGAaggaaacatttttttttttgaaaaatcccAGAGAAGGAAACATAACTtgtaataaaattgaaaactcTTGAATCAAAGAAAGTCACAGATAAACATACCACAATCCGAACAGCTTTGTTGAATCCTACAGAGAAATAAAcctaaaaaaaacagagaatctCATGACTTAAGAAATATGACCTgcattagtcaaaaaaaaaaatgaagaagaaaggatGTAACCTGTGCATAATGATCAAGTCACAATTCAAAAATCAGTGCATCTAACTGATCCAgctataacaaaaacaattttatacTTGTTAAACTATGCATACATTTTCAGATGTCTCTCCCAGAGTTCAAGAATGTTGATAAGCTATCAACATATTCTTCTATGCCAATTCATTAGTCCTCATGTGTTTATAGTATGTGTATATACTAATATAGTCGATCATCAAATCCAGACTTACTTTTCACATCAAACGAAAGAGTTTAAATAGCtgacataataaaaattgaattacAGTTTCTCACACTCGGTAGATAAAGAAAACAGAGCACTATTCAAAAAATGATACAACGACACATACgaaataaatatagatttacTTTAATTCGGAGGGAACATCTAGAATCCTAAATGTGGTCACATACACACATGCAATGTTCATCATCTTTTCAGTTGTACTTCTTCTTTATCTCTAAGGAATAAAATCGAATAACGTCGTTCTGGGCAGTAAGAGCAGTCTCGACTGGAGTAATGGATTCAAGTTTGGTTAAGTAAGTGAAACAAAAGTAGGTTCCATCCACGTAAGTGTTAGTTTCTCCGACTTTATTCTTCTTTATGATGTTGTAAGCCAATGGAATCACTCTGTTGAGAACTTCCACATACATTCCACCTCCAGCCGCAAGCAACTaccaaaacaaaccatcaaatatatcaaaaatctTGATGAGGTGTAGTGATGTGCTCATCACATTGACACCTGAAAGCCAGGCGAGGTACACATGGCGCTCGCTATTGAGCGCTTTAGTATTATTCTTAAGTTGCTTCTAGCAACGCCTCACTGATTCCTCTCTCAAACCAACTTCGTTTGTACATATTTTGGTTTCTAAATAAACTTTGGTTTAATACATAACCTCTACCGTCTAATATAACCTATCGACAAACCTAATCTACTATactattatagttttttttatacaaCTCCTAAGTTCTTCACCagctctttctttctcttttctctatGTTCTACATTATATCCACTCAGCttatatcttcttttcttttactgTTAGATCTATTATACTATATTTTCTTATCAAGAAATCTGAATCAGAACTTCAGAGGTTTAGGCTTTCTAGAAAGTATATACTTAGAGTTTACCAAAAGTATATAGTTTTCCAATGGAAGTATTTTCATGTAAAGAGAAAAACATGAGCAGGAGCAATAAAAGATGATAAACACTGCAATGCGTATCCTGATATATATATTGCAACAGTCTGATCCTAGATGTGATGAATTAAGGgatatttttaccttttatcaAATGTCGTTTCTTTTATCAAATCTGATTTCTATGTTCTTGTTCCTCCTCCTTTCTCTTTATGGTGGGTTTTATCATGAAGTCTCCCAGTTTCATATTATCATAGTTAGGCTGCTAAAACTCAAAAATGATAACAATATTGAAAGTGAAAATGTatgataaacaaaaacaaaaccttttGGTAGAGGAAAACGCAGAGGAAGAATAAGTTTCCTTACAACAACCAAATGGTTTAGCGAATGCAAGAGATCCTACGAAAACCTTCAGTTTTTCTAGGTTTTTGCTTCCCCATTCAAGACCCTGTTAGCAAGCCTTATGCCTCCCTCTGGATCATAAGTGCACAAAATCACGTCTAACAAATCAGATGTTTATTTCATGTTcagagacaaaacaaaacaaaaagctcTAATTTTAATGCTTttgaatcaaatatttttactgTAAATCTCTTTGTAACTTATCGTGATTCTCCTTTagctcttgtttcttttttgtctGAAACGCCTATAACCGCTTTGTCATCTGTTTCCCATCCGACAActaccaaaaaaatcaaaattccaATTTCCAGAATCATAAATCCAGAAATAGGAATATAGGATTTCTAAGAGAACCACACAAAAGTTGATTTCGAGAATAAGAGTTCACAAGcctgaagtaaaaaaaaaagtgactcTTGGGTATGGTAAAGGTTTTGTAGAGAAGGTGAGAAGAAAGGAAGAGGAATCAATGAGCGGACTCTTGGATAGGAAATCAAAATTTCAGAATACGTTTTGCAGATAaactgagaaaaaaaagaaaaaagaatcgaTTTTGCCGTATATTGAAGTTCATTATGTTAATGTGTTGACCTAATGACATGTCATAAAACTTGTGTTTCATTGGTTGATTTTTCAAGATGACGTGGACACTCTAGCTGCTCTAGTTCAAGAGCTTTTAGTATAGTTTTGATAAGCACCCTCGACAAATACTCAAAAACCATTTCTCTCAAGAGTCGAGAGACATGTCAATAGAACGGAATTGTTTACATGGGCTAAACATATATGGGCCTAAAAACCTCCTTTTGCATTACAAGTTTTAATGGGCCTTTAAAAAACAGAGCCTGTTTGTGCTTTTGGAACGAAAATGAAAATGAGATAGGGCACAACCATAAGAGGGTACTTATAAGCAAAGAATCAATTAGGGTTTTTCTTTAGCGCAGTCGCAGCCGGACGAAGAACAATCTCAGAGAAGGCAAACTCCGTTCACAGCCGTCGATATGGGGCGACTCCACTCTAAAGGGTTCGTCTACTTGTTTCTTCCTTGTATCTGTTTGAATACTGGTTCTCTTACATTCTGTTTTTTGTGTTGTGTAGTAAGGGAATCTCAGCATCTGCTTTGCCGTACAAGCGTTCACCCCCGAGTTGGCTCAAGACAACCTCCCAGGATGTAAGATTCAACCACCAAATCTCAGTTTCTGCTTTGCATTTCATACATTTGAAAGTGTAAGATTACGGTTAAACCTAGGTTTAGGACAAGCAAAAGGAGATTAGTATCAATCTAAGATGTAATGTGTTTGCTTTGTCTCTGTTGACTTGATCCTGTTTTTGTGTGGAATGTGTTTACTATGATTGGTCTTTGACGTTTTTTGTTATGATGCTGTCACTAGGTTGATGAATCCATTTGCAAGTTTGCAAAGAAGGGTTTGACTCCGTCTCAGATTGGTGTCATTCTCCGTGACTCTCACGGTATCCCACAGGTGAAGAGTGTTACTGGAAACAAGATTTTGAGAATCTTGAAAGCTCATGGTAACTTTTTCAATCCTTCACTATAGAGTCTTCTTTAGTTAAACACATTCAAGGCAACTAAGAGTTTAGTTGATTTGTAACTTCGTGAAAAAAGGTCTTGCTCCTGAGATCCCTGAGGATCTTTACCACCTGATCAAGAAAGCAGTTGCTATCCGCAAGCATCTTGAGAGGAACAGGAAGGACAAGGACTCCAAGTTCAGGTTGATTCTTGTGGAGAGCAGAATCCACCGTCTTGCTCGTTACTACAAGAAGACCAAGAAGCTCCCTCCCGTCTGGAAGTAGTAAGtacttttttttactgaaaTAGTGCTCTTAGAACACATTTCAATGGTACTCAtttctttgtgtgtgtgtttttgttttgcagtGAATCTACTACCGCAAGCACTCTTGTCGCTTAAGGAATCATAGAGCTGGTTATAAAGTCTTTGAACTACAATTTCTTTGCTGCATTGCAACTCCATTTCTATGACAATGGATTTTGtatctgtttttagttttttttctgatgAATTACAACTTACTGTGCAATTTTGAATTTGATGAGTACTATGTGATCTTTAAGCATGACTATATCGGTGTTGATGCTTCAAATATGTGCGTGTGAGCTACAAATTGTTCCTAATCATTATTTCTATTACATTAATTTTCTATATTGGGCCTAGGGCCCAATCCACTTTCAACTACATTTATCTTCTAGATTGGGCCCTAGGCCCAATCAACCAcaagtgaagaaaaaaataatatgctTTTTCTTGTGTAATCATTCCTCAGGGGAAGTACAAAAGTAGAGTGGGCCTCACTAGTGTTTTCATTATGATGACAAATAGACAAAGCAACAAACGTAGTTTTCTTCTATTATAAGTTAGGTTAAGGatttgttaccaaaaaaaaaagttaggttAAGGATATAAGGATATACTGAAATACATGGATATGGCAAAGTAGAAACTTCACCGTTCCTTCAATATCCTCTTTTTGATAAATATGGGGCCCTAAACTATTAAGACGATCCAAACCTTTTTTTAATCTCTGTTACCATTCTTGTCCACAAAATTGTCTGTTTATGTTGGTCATTCTTGTCTCTTAACAACGATGAAAAATCTGGAAATCTGGCAGAAATTGAAGCATATAACAACCATACACGAATGATCATGAGAGTTTTACATTGTCTTCTACTCTGTTCTCTTCCCAAACCCAAAACCTATGTTGAACCGAATtacaagaaaccaaaaaaaaaaagaagaaagaaagtcttTTCGTCTTGTTGcattttattttgagataatGAGACAATGTTATGAAATCTTATAGAGAGAATGGTTCTGATCTCTAAGTCTCTTAGAAGAATGACTTAGCCGCATCAACAACAGCTTCAACGGTGATGCCAAACTCCTTGTAGAGCAAGGGAGCTGGTGCACTAGCTCCAAACGAGTTAATACCAATAGACTTCCCTTTCCCTCCAACAATCTTTCCCCAACCAAAAGTCGAAGCCGCTTCGATACTCACTCTAGCCGACACATCAGACGGCAAAACACTCTCCTTGTACTCATCCGTCTGCTCGTCAAACAGCTCCCAGCACACAAACGACACAACTCTAACCGTCTTCCCTTCTTTCCTAAGCACCTCTCCAGCCTGTGCAGCAATCTCCAGCTCTGAACCGGTTCCAATCAAGATCACATCAGGTTTGTTCCCCGAGGAGTTGTCAGAGATTGTGTATCCTCCCTTCTCAACTCCCTCGATGGACGTCCCTGGAAGCTGAGGAAGCTTCTGTCTAGACAAGGCCAAGATAGACGGCGTCTTGCGCTTGGTGACAGCGATCTTGTACGCACCGGCCGTCTCGTTTCCATCAGCGGGACGGAACATGAGAGTGTTGGGCATGGCACGGAAGCTAGCGATGTGCTCAATGGGCTGATGGGTTGGTCCATCTTCTCCAAGACCAATGGAGTCGTGAGTCATCACGTAGATCACTCCAGCTTCGGACAAGGCTGAGATTCTCATCGCACCTCTCATGTAGTCAGTGAAGACAAAGAAGGTTGCGCAGTAAGGGATGAGACCAGGGCTGTGAAGGGCAATGCCGTTGCAGATGGCTCCCATTCCGTGCTCCCTGACACCGAACCTAAGGTTTCTCTCTTCGGGTGTTGCCTTTTGGAAGTCACCAGAGGCTTTCAGGAGTGTCATGTTGGATGATGCAAGGTCAGCACTTCCACCGAGGAAACCGGGTACAACTTTGGCTATGGCGTTAAGACATTGCTGTGAGAGGTTTCTAGTGGCATCTCCTGGAGACTCAGGTGTGTATgtctattataaaaaaaaagacaaatatgtTTTTAAGAAACCATTTGGGTTGTCAGAGCTAGAAAAGAGAGGGTTTTACTTACTGGTAGTGCCTTCTCCCAGCCAGCAGGTAGCTCACCAGTGATGATTGATTTCAACTCTGCAGCTTCCTCTGGGTACTTCTTTTCATATGCTGCAAATGATGCATTCCAGTCAGATTCAAGAGCTTTGCCTTCAGGCGTATGACGGCTCCAATGGCTATAAAGCAAAAGAGAGAGTCATTAGAGCAAAGTCCATAGCACAATAGCTTTTGTTTATAGTTACTTACCTTTTAACGTCATCAGGTACTTGGAATGGCTCATAAGGCCATCCAAGGTTGTTTCTAGTAGCCTCAACTTCCTTCTCACCAAGTGCAGCTCCATGGACACTGTATGAGTTAGCCTTGTTTGGAGATCCATAACCAATTGTAGTAGTAACCTGATACAGTCAAGATGGTACAAACTACAATCAATACCAAAGGTGTTTTTAACTAACAAGTGTCTAATCTAATGGCGCTATTTACCTTAATCAATGTGGGCTTGTCTGTAACAGTTTTAGCTTCCTTAATAGCAGCACGGATCTCGTCATACCCAGTGTTACCATTCTTCACCCAGATCACATGCCATCCAAGAGCTTCGAAACGCTTGTCAACGTTCTCAGTGAAGGCAATCTCAGTGTCTCCATCAATGGAGATGTGATTGTCGTCGTAGAAAGCAATGAGCTTTCCAAGTCCCCAGTGACCAGCCAGAGAAGCAGCTTCATTTGAAATACCCTCCATCTGACAACCATCTCCAAGGATCACATATCTAACACAATCATATACAAAAACATCAGAGCCTATTTTACAAAACAAGAATGATAATAACAAAAAGCCAAATGTTAGTTCCAAAATGTTACGTGTAATGGTCGACAACTTCAGCATCAGGTTTGTTGAACCTAGCAGCTAAATGCTTCTCAGCAAGTGCTAAACCAACAGCATTCGCAATCCCTTGTCCAAGAGGACCTACATAGCAACCACAAAACATAGAGTCACAATCGTAATTCACATGAGACACCACCACAAGCTAAAAGAAGCAAAAACTACAAACCAGTAGTGACTTCAATCCCAGGAGTCTCGAAATTCTCAGGATGTCCAGGTGTCTTGCTTCCCCATTGTCGGAAACCCTTCAAATCCTCCTCCTATTCAAACAAAATCCACAACACTTTTATCAGTAAAGTCAACTACTTTATCAATAAAGTCAACTCCTTTTTATAAGTTTaacataaaaaagaaaaaaaggattgGATCTTTAAGATGATGACTGACCAAAACGCTGTCGTATCCGGCGAGATGAAGCAAAGCGTAGAGCAACATACAACCATGACCAGCGGAGAGAACGAACCGGTCACGGTTAAACCAGTAAGGGTTCTTGGGGTTATACCTCATGACCTCATCGTAGAGAATGTGAGCCATGGGGGCACATCCCATGGGAAGACCAGGGTGACCCGACTTGGCCTTCTCCACCGCATCGATCGCCAAGAACCTTATCGAGTTCACCGATTTGTCCACGATCGACGAATCTGTGCTCGTCTCGAGCGTCTCGACGGCCGCGGCGCGGACGAGGAGGGGGCGGGGGAGAGGGAGAGATCGGAGTTTGGTCATCGAGGCGGCGTTGCGGCGGCGAGAAGAGGCGCAGCGTGAGGAGAGAGATGATGGTACTAAGGAGACGCGTTGGTCGGAGCCATGGTGAGAGATGGCGCGGGCGAGGAGGGCTTGAGAGAGAGCGAGGGAGGAAGTAGAAGCCATGGATGGTTGTGTTTGGGGAGATGTGAATTGAGAGACTCTCTTTTACTAGTAGTGAGAGAGAGGATATTTTTT
It encodes:
- the LOC130511812 gene encoding transketolase-1, chloroplastic-like — its product is MASTSSLALSQALLARAISHHGSDQRVSLVPSSLSSRCASSRRRNAASMTKLRSLPLPRPLLVRAAAVETLETSTDSSIVDKSVNSIRFLAIDAVEKAKSGHPGLPMGCAPMAHILYDEVMRYNPKNPYWFNRDRFVLSAGHGCMLLYALLHLAGYDSVLEEDLKGFRQWGSKTPGHPENFETPGIEVTTGPLGQGIANAVGLALAEKHLAARFNKPDAEVVDHYTYVILGDGCQMEGISNEAASLAGHWGLGKLIAFYDDNHISIDGDTEIAFTENVDKRFEALGWHVIWVKNGNTGYDEIRAAIKEAKTVTDKPTLIKVTTTIGYGSPNKANSYSVHGAALGEKEVEATRNNLGWPYEPFQVPDDVKSHWSRHTPEGKALESDWNASFAAYEKKYPEEAAELKSIITGELPAGWEKALPTYTPESPGDATRNLSQQCLNAIAKVVPGFLGGSADLASSNMTLLKASGDFQKATPEERNLRFGVREHGMGAICNGIALHSPGLIPYCATFFVFTDYMRGAMRISALSEAGVIYVMTHDSIGLGEDGPTHQPIEHIASFRAMPNTLMFRPADGNETAGAYKIAVTKRKTPSILALSRQKLPQLPGTSIEGVEKGGYTISDNSSGNKPDVILIGTGSELEIAAQAGEVLRKEGKTVRVVSFVCWELFDEQTDEYKESVLPSDVSARVSIEAASTFGWGKIVGGKGKSIGINSFGASAPAPLLYKEFGITVEAVVDAAKSFF
- the LOC108851669 gene encoding 40S ribosomal protein S13-2 — translated: MGRLHSKGKGISASALPYKRSPPSWLKTTSQDVDESICKFAKKGLTPSQIGVILRDSHGIPQVKSVTGNKILRILKAHGLAPEIPEDLYHLIKKAVAIRKHLERNRKDKDSKFRLILVESRIHRLARYYKKTKKLPPVWKYESTTASTLVA